The sequence ccttctttcttccccactatcaaaggcaaaataaaggTTCTCTAGCTGTTTTTAGCTTTTACAGTCCTCTAAAAACTTCCTTGCCTCtgctcctaaaaaaaaaaaataaatctaagcagttaattattatttctggtctcttttcttcctcaggaCAATCTCTAATGAAGTGATGCCCATTCTATAGTCAAAATGCAATTAAAGCCTGAGCATTCAGGGAGGTTTGAAAGCAGGCCAGTGGTGTTTCCTTGGTGGAGGGAAACAATTTCACTGTCTAGTAACAGAGtatatcctgaaaaaaaaatatttcttccaagTAGACCAGGAAAAGTAAAAGGTGGCAAGTGCtcctaaataatttattaaaataatctgtggtttttttcaggtgtgACCATCTAACTCTTTCTGATTTGATTACCTTTGTATTCCATGCTTAGCCCAGGTACATAGTGACCCGTTTGATGTGCTGTGATCTTAAATGCATGGTTTTTAGCTTGAGAAATTAAGTTGTTTGCATCCAAATTTTTCCATGGTAgctggagggttttttaaaaagcagtttgtaTCAGTGCAAAGATTTCATTACTACATGGGCCTTTCTTGAGCGCTTATGAggtgatatgaaaaaaatagtaagaattGTGAAGTGTCTTTCCTGTTGTGATTGTTTGTATGAATGCGTTATTTCTGTGCATAACAGtttcatttgaataaaaagcagcaagcaaaatgttaaacagaaaaaccaggcaaaaaaaaaaaaacttcattgCCCATTAGAGGCTAAGTTAACAGTGCTTGATATCTTCAGAACTGCAATTTGGAATTTAATCAGaacatctctgttttcttgtaCACAAACCTTTTCAGAATGTCATGATTATTTCAGCCTAGAGCCTCCCATGTGTATGTCTGGAACTATACTTGGGCAATTTTTCCAAAGTTCTAATTATAACCACACGATAAGGATCCTGATGGCTCgctcttaaaatttttttacattgcAGTTTTCACTGCTGAAACCAACTTCATgcactgtttctttctctcaggTACGGAACTGGGTAAGAacagttttcagtatttaattcCTGTGGAAAATAATTACAGGAGTAGAGGGGATTATTAAATTGTtgctaattgtttttttttttttaaaaatagcgCTCAGACTTGCTGTACACTGCATTCACTGGTAAAGTAAATATGTGGGTGTTCAGCATGCTTGCTGTCTTTCAGAATGTTAGGTGATATGCCAAGCAAATGGCAATGAATGCCAGTTTTGGGCATTGTGTGTGGTGACAGGTGCTGCACCCTGTGTGTAAATCTCCTAAAGGTGGCATGTTAAACTAGtatgtaactgaaaaaaagattaggAAAGTTACAATGAAATGGGTACAGTAAAGTAGTAGACTTGTGTATGAACTAGGGTAAGTGTTAGCAGGAAAACTGTTAGGGTTTTAAAGTTTGCAGAAATAAGACTGTTAACCCATTAGATTTACTTTTCCACCTATCTTGAGATTCATTCTTCTGTTGCATCTTATGAGAAGAATGAAATGGTTTTATATCTGTTTTGTTAAGTGAATTTTTAGTGCTgaatatatgtgtatttatactTGTATAAAACTTTATATTTAGCCAGCAAAGGACAACACTTAAAAGTCAGTGCAGGGTTTTAATTGTAATGTTTGTAGCAGTGAAGTAAGTATCTCTTGAGGAGTTAATTTTGTTAGTGCAGAGCATGACTTAAATATAGTaagcatggggttttttttctgctttgttaatGTGTCTTTTGCTGGTGGCAAGACATCAGTCCAGCATTCATGACCTGTCTTGCTTTTACAAACGATTCAGTTTTGAATAGCTTATTGTAAGagagattttatattttaaataaaaatcccatCACGGGTGTTTGCAGGATGTATGGAGGATATGATGCATTAACTGTACATACTTACATgtcaaaatgctttatttgttttattgagATGTGACATTTCAAGCTGTTTACATTCCATAAGTAGTTTTATTCTTTGCTCTCCTTTCAAAGTATCTATTCCCTTGATAGCAGTATGTATACAGAAGTCTGTGGGTATACTTTATTAAATGTCAGCACTCAATGTTTCAGACTTTGGGAATAATGTGGTGTTGCTGTGAAAAGCCAAAATCAgaactcaatagtcgggatgactattaagcaggtattctttattgcagcgctgggcagcactggggatttcattccccccttttctttttgagggCTTGTAGCTTACTTGCTACAGTCCTCAATATACAGTCTTATTACATCTGAAACGAAGCTTATTAcaaaaactacaataaaatcaataaaattactattaaatTAGTAAGGCTCTTTAACTAtgactagtaaaatatttcaaatcttttAGGCCTAAAAGGGTGTTATCCTTAATTATTTTACGTTTGCAAAATTCAtaatatttcatccttttcaaggGTCTGAGTAAAATACCTTCCCCTTTCTACCTGATGCCtgatcttgtttcttttccaatcaCTATATGTCTCTGCTGAATTCCGGtaacaccaaagaaaacacttaagaaatacacaaacaaatattcctAAAATCGCCAAAGTAATCAATCCAATTAATAATTGTTTCAACCATCCAAAGTTGGGAAGCCAAGAAGTCAATTTATCCCATAAATCTCGAAGCCCCAATGAAGTATCATCCGAAGATACTTCCTGGAATATTTGTGCTTTCTCCCAGAGTGCATTTAGATCGGCTTCTACCTGTTTGTCTTTATTGATATATGCACAGCAACTGGTATTAATGATCATACATACACCTCCTTCTTTGGTAGTCAATAAATCTAATGCCATTCGATTTTGCAACACAACCTCACTGAGGGAAGATACTTCtgtctgtaaatttttttatagtatttatggttaaattttccatctgctctaGAACTGCGGAAATATTTACTATGGCCTTTTCTAGCTTGCTTACTCCTAGCCACGGTAAGAACCATCTAACAAAGCTATGGAATTTTGTTCCCCTAATTACAAGTGGGTTGTCTTCTCGCTTAGCCCATTTCCAGGACGTTCTCAAAATACCCCTAGGTATTTGGGACTGATTATATATTCGATCCTGACTAACTAAATGACCTATGGTACACATTCCCTTCCATCCTGCAGGGAGTTGCTTTCTGGTGATACCATCACCACACAGCCACCAATACCAGTTGGGTAGTTTTCAGGGTCCATCGGTGGCTGTGAGATTAGCTCCGTAAAATGATCCTTTGCTTACCCATCCAACCGGTGTTTTTCTACTGGCATCCCACTTGGTAGGGCTATAGGTTTCATGTTCAAGCCCATCAAATTCCAAGTTCCTACTTCTACCGCAGTCTTGTTGATCCAATAATCATTCCACCCGTTCCTACAGGAACAGTTACGATATTTTGTATCGGGGGGGCAGCACAGACAATTATTGGATCTTGCCTTCCATAGGCAACTATTATTGCTAACTAGAATCTGGGTGTTATTATCTAGTATCTGCAGTTCGAATCTTGGTCCGATCTCATAGCTTGAATTATCATAACTACAATATCCTCCATCTTGTCTTTTCCAAGACTCAGGCCAAGTATTATTGTCACAATTCCAATGAATCGACCCTATGCCATACAAAGGGAGTCTCATGTTGCCTCTCGGTAGGGCAGTACAAATCCAACAATCCTTAGCCCCTGCAGCATTCGCTAGCATCTGAATCGCATTATAATACAAGTTCTTGTTCCAAGCATGTACTGATAAGCTTAAAGTCAGTAAAGTTATTGTTGTAACCGTAATTTCAAATCTCCAACACTTGCGATGATCCATCACAGTTCAGAAGCTTTCTTTACTCAGGAGTAATGGATCCAAGCTGTCTGCTCTTTAATCTTGATTGCAGTGAAAGAGGTTAGCAACACCTGCAACACTTCTTAGCAACACTTCTCCTCCAATGGGTCAcctgaaaaattcttaacataAACCCAATCTCCAGGGCTAAATGGGTGGATTGGGTGATCTAACCCTTTTGCtctggttcccaaaacattcttattaatcttttccaattgttttccttaacgatataacataattttgtaaataataatttcccaGATGATTCAGATCTTCCCCTTGATATTTGGCCTGATATGGCCTCCCATATAGTATCTCAAAAgggctcagattttctttggccCTAGGTTTTACACGTATCCGAAGTAGTGCAATAGGTAGTGCTTGATACCAATATACGTTTGCTTCTTGAGATATTTTAGCTATCTGTTGTTTTACTTGCCTGCTGGCTTGTGGTCTGTAGGGTGTGTGTAATTGCCAGTCGATTCCTAATAGCTTGCTGACCTGTTGCActacttctgcacaaaaatgtgtaCCCCTTATCTGATGAAATGACCGTAGGTACCCTGAATCGAggtattatttaatttaataataccttagttacttctcttgctttgtttgtccTACAAGGGAATGCCTCTGGCCATCCGGAAAAGGTGTCTGTAAGTACCAATAAGTATCTGTACCCCCTTTTCTTGGAAGTTCAGAGAAATCAATTTGCCAGTGGTCCCCTGGTACATTTCCTCTCCCAATACTTCCTAATTGTGCCCGGTTACCTGTAttgggattatttttcaaacatatttcacattgcTGAGTCACCTGTCGAACTGTAGTATACAAATTTCTCcctattaatttttgttttaaaaatttatacagGGAATCTGCTCCCCAATGTGTCTTATTGTGTTCTTCTTTAACAACTCCCCATACCTGTTTGGCAGGAATTATAATCCTGCCATCACTCAAGTGGGCCCATCCTTTGGAGGGAACCTGCCTTCCCATATCGTCTATTAATTCGTTATCAGCCCTAgaatattcaacattttcttggtCACCTAGACTCCTACTTCTATTATCTAGAATTAAGGTTAAAATCTTCTGCATTCTCTCCGCTGCCTGTTTAGCCTCATAATCAGCCAACCTATTACCATTTTTCCTGGTCAGTGTTACCCTTCAGGTGTCCTCGGCAGTGCATGATGGCAACTTTGGTTGGCAATTGGACTGCTTCTAATAGGTGAAGGATTTCCTCAGCATGCTTGATCTGTCTTTCTTGTGCAGTTAGTAGTCCTCGTTCCTTCCAAATTGCTCCGTGAGCGTGGACAACTCCAAAGGCATATTTGGAGTCTGtccatatatttatctttttcccttttgccaatAATTTAATGTCAGGGCaataatttcagccttttgaGCCGATGTTCCAGCAGGTAATGATTGAGATTCAATTACTTTGTTTGCTGTTGTCACCGCGTACCCAGCCTTTCGAATACCTCGTCGGACGAAGCTGCTTCCGTCCGTGAACCAGGAGTCTTGTGCATCTTCCAGGggttcttcttttaaatctggtCTGCTAGAACATACAGTCTCTACGGTTTCCAAACAGTCATGTATCAATGATTCAGATGTCACTCCACTGAGGAAAGAAGCTGGGTTCGTAACATTAGCCACTTCAATACTAACATTGTCTGGTTCAACTAGAATAGCCTCATATTGTGAAAATCGGGATGGAGAAAGCCaatgatttcctttttgttctagtACGGCTGATACTGTGTGTGAAACCAGCACTGTGATTTTTTGGCCTAAGGTAAATTTCCGGGCCTCTTGGATATTTAGTACTACAGCTGCCACAGCTCGTAGGCACCCTGGCCACCCTTTGCTTACTTTGTCCAGCTGCTTAGAAAAGTAGGCCACAGCTCTTTTGTAGAGTCCCAGTCATTGAGCTAGGACTCCCATAGCtacaccttttttttcatgggaaaacagcCAGAAGGGTTTAGTAACATCAGGTAAGCCCAGGGCCGGGGCCTTCATCAGTTCCTTTTTAAGCGTTTTGAACGCATTTTGAGCTTCTCTGGACCAAATCAATTGAGtgggattgtttttcaaaagttcaTACAAAAGTTTTACTATTATTCCATAATTGTAAATCCATAATCGACACCAACCTGCCGTTCCCAAGAAGGTCCTGAGTTCCATTACCGTTTGAGGGAGGGGGGTTCTGCAGATGGCTTCTTTTTGTTCCGTTCCTAATTCTCATTGTCCTCCAGATAGCTCATATCCAAGGTAGGTTACTTGCTGTCGCACCATCTGAGCTTTCTGTTGAGAGACTCGATACCCATTCAGTCCCCAGAAGTTCAACAAATTAATAGTCCATTGAATACAATCAGATGTTGTTTCAGTTGCTATTAATAAGTCATCCACATACTGTAGAAGAGTTCTGTCTCTGGAGGGAGGACCCCATGTCTCAAGTTCTCGTGCTAATTGGTTCCCAAAGATGGTTGGACTGTTCTTAAAACCTTGGGGTAACACTGTCCAGGTAAGTTGGGTTTTCCTACCAGTAGTAGGACTTTCCCATTCAAATGCCAATAGGTTTTGGCTCTCCTTGGCCAGAGGCAAGCAGAAGAATGCATCTTTCAAATCTAATACTGTAAACCATACTTGATTATTTCATAATTTAGTAAGTAAAGTATAAGGATTAGCCACCACAGGgtgtaaatctttaaaattgagGGGGTTTAGAAAGAACACCTTTTCCTGTTGGCCAGTAGCTCCCACTACAGTCACAAAGTCTTTACTCACAGGTATCGgttcttgatttaaaacagagaaagaagcatcTGTGTCTACTAAGAATTCTACTTCTTCCTCTTGTCTCCCCAGCCGTATCTTAACCAGTGGATCCGCTAGGGTAGATTCCCCAGGCCCCCAACAATtggcctctgctccagcagtcAAGATTTGCGGGGTTCCTTTGAGTCTTGGACATTCGCTCCTCCAGTGTCCTTCCTCTCGACAATACGCACATTGATTCTTTCCCAATACGTTCCCCAGTCCTCCTCCACTTCCAGAGGgccttccccttcctcatcCTCTAAATCCTCCTCTATTCACCATTCCTCTCTGTTCCAAGGCTGCCTCCATGCGGCGGGAGGTTAACACCACAGTCCTTCTGCCACTCCGGGCGATTccgcaaagtaaaaaaaacatatCCGCATACGTAAcctcatcccattttccttctctccgtAAGAACAACATTAACTACAATATAGTATTATAATTTAAagggccatttttcaccatcttctaaTTTGTACAGGGGACACCactgattaaaatatttgattataGTTTTCTTATTCACACTCCCACCTGGTTGTCCCCCTATCTCTTTCCAGTGTGCTAAGATACATCCTAGGgggcttttctttacaatacCACCACTTTGCTGTCCCCCCCTTCTACCTTATTGATTCTGTACTTCCATTATTCTcccacagattattttaataacctcAACTTGTCGCGCTTTATCCTCCCACTCTGACCACGTTCCACAATTCTCACATTGAATATCTCATCCAAATACAACCCATGAATTTTGGtcacaaataaaacagtttACGAGGAAAAGTGGTTCACGTTCATTTTCAGGATGAGACACACAGGTCTCCAGGTTTTCTACACTCACTTTGCAGTCACACCGTGTCTCAGTCACTCACCAGTCACACCAGAGTTAACTCAGCTCATTCACACTTAGTTGCCGATTTTGCAGTGCCTAACGAATATACCCAAATTCAATATCAATAAACCAATATCCGAGTTTGGTGCCAGTAAATCCGTACTGCCAACagtgtcaccgaaatcgggaatcaaactccttaacaccaatgtagtattaagaagcaggcattctttattatggcgcCGGATGCatgggggatcgttccacctagcatgcataccgcaggttacatcagctgaaacttatattgtccagttacatacatacgcatcaaatttcccggaatgatcatgcatattcattctatttcctggaactaattatcatatttgcgtggtcattacgcatgcgtccttgagctccgaggggcttccgtgggggtctctggtggtcctgggtggtcgtacaggtgtgtcctttagttgacgccttcttctggacatgcgcaatcccaccttgcttatgtaacttgctccccttcttcatggtgcgtGGTCCCTAAAAATGATTTGGCACgcttaacacaaaccaattattctaactaccctcgactctttgtcaagatgggctggggctgtactgggaacatagcagcatgtccatagtactccttgtccaattgtctttgggcatagtagcatatccatagccataggtgtacaaacacaatattaaagcattgcctaccccgctcctatctctatgttgcttatttacaaaagaacaaactaatcattttggttacatctggttacatttcccccctttggaagttttgaaataatcatcttttcaatacttccactcttaatctttcatatctcaacataagcaggtggcttctctcctggcaTTGGTGTACCATGCTTCATCGCtgat comes from Ciconia boyciana chromosome 3, ASM3463844v1, whole genome shotgun sequence and encodes:
- the LOC140648921 gene encoding LOW QUALITY PROTEIN: endogenous retrovirus group V member 2 Env polyprotein-like (The sequence of the model RefSeq protein was modified relative to this genomic sequence to represent the inferred CDS: deleted 1 base in 1 codon); protein product: PNWYWWLCGDGITRKQLPAGWKGMCTIGHLVSQDRIYNQSQIPRGILRTSWKWAKREDNPLVIRGTKFHSFVRWFLPWLGVSKLEKAIVNISAVLEQMENLTINTIKKLQTEVSSLSEVVLQNRMALDLLTTKEGGVCMIINTSCCAYINKDKQVEADLNALWEKAQIFQEVSSDDTSLGLRDLWDKLTSWLPNFGWLKQLLIGLITLAILGIFVCVFLKCFLWCYRNSAETYSDWKRNKIRHQVERGRYFTQTLEKDEIL